The Propionispora vibrioides genome includes the window TTCTCCCTGCTCTACGCTACCTGGCAAACGGACAGCCGCAGGAGGAAGAGCCGCTTCGCCGTCGTGCCGTATCGGCAGTTTAAAAATAAATTTAGCCCCTTCCCCTGTCGTACTCTCGACCCAGATATTGCCTTTGTGCCGGTTGACAATGATATCATAAGAAATACTCAGTCCCATCCCGGTACCTTGTCCCACGGGCTTGGTCGTAAAAAACGGGTTAAATATGCTCTTCATATTCTCCGGTGTAATGCCTGTTCCGTTATCTTCGACTGCGCAATACACGAATTCGGCATCAAACCAGGTAGATACTCTAATGACACCCGTTTCGGTCCGGTGTTTGTCTTTGATCGCATGCACCGCATTGACAATCAGATTAAGCAATACCTGATTGATTTCGCCGCGAACGGCCTTAATGACCGGGATGGGCGTCAGAATCTTCTCAACCACGGCATTATATTTAATCTCATTATGGGCCACCAGCAGTGTACTCTCCAATCCTTCCAGCAGATCATAGTCCTCAAAGACAGCCTGCTGGTCCACACGGGAAAAAGTACGCATTCCCCGGACAATCTTGCTCATCCGCTCCAGCCCGGCCAGCGTGTCCTGGAACAATTCGGGCAGGTCTTCCCGGATATAATCCAGGTCCTGCTCTTTTTCGTAGTCAGCCAGCTCCGCCACCATATTCGTCTGGGCAGCAGCAGTCTCTGTCTGCTCTAAAGCCAGACACAACTGACGGTAGCGGCTGAGCACCCTGTCGAAGACGGAGAAGTACTCCTGCAGTGATTCCACATTGCTGGTCACAAACCCCAGTGGATTATTAATCTCATGAGCCACCCCGGCCGCCAACTGTCCAATGCCGGCCAGTTTTTCCTGCTGAACAAGCTGTCGCTGGGCCTGCTCCAGCATATGCAAAGCCGAAACAAGCTCGTTATTTCTTTGCACCAATTCCTCCTTTGACACACGCAGGCTGGTTTCCATCCGCCGGCGATCGGCAATTTCGTTTTTCAGTTCCTGATTGGTATGCTGAAACTCCTCATTCATCGCTTCCAGTTCCTGATTGGCGGCAAATAATTCCCGCGTCCGCTCTTCCACTTCGGTTTCCAGCGTATCATAAGCCTGCTTTAGCTCCGTTTGCGTTCGCTTTTGCCGTGCCGTAATAAAGAGCAGCACCATAATAAAAATAACAATTACCACCGAGATCAGCGCAGCCACCCCGTAGTAAACGGCAACCCGCTCATTCACTTCCTGGAAAGCATCCTGTTCACTGATGCCGACCGAGACCACCAAGGGATACTCCTTTAACGCCTGGTAGCTGTGTATCCGTTTAGTGCCGTCAATATCGCTGGTGATCACATACTGCCCAACTTCACGCTCTGCCATATGAGCCATCAGCGCACCGCCGCTTAGGTTCTGGCCGGGCTCCGCTGTCACTCCCGACTCCCGGGCCCGGACTATCCCATCCCGCCCGACAAGCGCAATAGTCGAATTTTTCCCCAGATTGACCTGCTTGTAAAACTGGGTAAAGTAGTAGGGATCGACCGAAGCAACCACCACTCCGCCAAAGGAACCGTCCGGCTTATTCACCCGCCGCGTCATCTGGATCGACCACTTGCCGGAAGAGCGCCCCAGCACTGGTTTGCTGATAAACAGATCACCGCTGTCCCGGCCTTTGTGCACCAGGAAATGCTCGCGATCGGCCAGATTGGACGGCACAAAAGGCACCTGGCTACTGACGGCCAGATTGCCGTATTCATCGATTACGCTTAAAAGCACCACCGGCTGGCTGGCAAACCGCCCCTCCCTTATATACTGGGGAATATCAATACGGCTCCCCGCTTTTTCATATTCATGTTTTAAAAACAGCGCGGCCTGATCTACACTCTTGATGGTCCGCAAGGTATGCTCCTCAAAGGCCCGGGCAAAGTTTGCCGTATCCTTGAAGGCATCGGCCAGCGCAATCTGCCGTTCATTTTCGATCTTATAAAAAAGCCCCAGCCAAAGAAAAGAAAGCAGAAAGACACCAAACAGAATAATAATAATGCGAACGTTGCGGCTGGCCAGAGAGTCCTCTGTACCGATTGCCAGTCGTTTCTCCTCCACCGTCTGCTCCTCTCAGCCACCGGTCCGTCCCGGCTAACGAACTGTGGACACCGCTTATTCCTCCTGCACCAAACACAGCTTTCCGGCAACAGCGTTACTAACAAAAAGGGTAATACTTCTCACAGCACCAGATTCCCACTTACATCAGTAATTCTTCCTGTCCGATCCATTCCCTTTTGCCAACCAGGACTTATTTGTGCGGCAGCCTGCCTAGTTTAGCACACTATGCACTACTGTTCCCCAAGCCTCACTTAAGCAGCCAGTTCCCCGTCTGCTAAAAAAGAAAAGACCCCGGATAATAACATCCGGGAGTCCATAATACAGGACGGCAGCCACGCCTGCCCTATACTTTAATCAGTTCATAGGCCCTTTTACCGATACCGATTTTTTCGGCATGGTCCATACAGGACCGCCAATTAGTTTCCGGGTGAGTCACACAGAAGTGATCCTTTTCCGCACAGTCCTCTGGCCGGTCCTTCATCTGTTCGGCCAGATAGCTGTCAGGCAGGGCCGGCGCTTGGTTGGCCATATCGGCACAGGCAACATCCAGGGCAACCGGATCAAAGGAAGCGAACATGCCGATGTCGGGAAGAATCGGCGCATCGTTCTCAGCATGGCAGTCGCAGAAGGGCGACAAATCAATAACCATGTTGATGTGAAAATGCGGCCTGTCATGCAATACCGCCCAGGTATACTCGGCAATCTTCTTGTTCAGGATATCCGTGGATTCATCCCATGCCGCCCCAATCGCATTGAACCGGCAGGTCCCAATACATCGTCCGCAGCCAACGCAGCGCGTGTGGTCAATTTTTGCCTTCTTATCCTGGAAGGAAATAGCACCATGGGCACAGATTTTGAGGCAGGCACCGCAGGCCACGCACTGGGCCGATATCACGCGCGGTTTACCTTCACTATGCATTTCCATTTTCCCGGCCCGGGAGCCACAGCCCATGCCGATATTTTTCAACGCACCGCCAAAGCCGGTAAGCTCATGACCCTTAAAATGGTTTAAACTGATGACCACGTCGGCATCCATTACCGCCCGGCCAATTTTGGCCTCCTTCACATGTTCACCGGCAGGAACCGGAACATAGGCCTCGTCGGTGCCCTTCAGGCCATCGCCGATAATAATCTGGCAGCCGGTGGTAAAAGGATTATAGCCATTTTCGTAGGCAGCGTCCAGATGCTCCAACGCATCTTTGCGTCGGCCCACATATAACGTATTACAGTCGGTAAGAAAGGGTTTGCCCCCCAGGCCTTTAATCACATCGGCCACGACTTTCGCATAATTGGGGCGCAGATAGGCCAAATTCCCCGGTTCACCAAAATGCACTTTAATGGCTACATACTTTTCCTTGAAATCAATCTGCTCAATACCCGCTTTTTTTATCAGTCTTTCCAACTTCTGCAGCAAGTTCATATTCTGGGTTGCCCGTAAATTGGAAAAATAAACCTTGGACCTTTCCATGTTATCCTCCTCCTAGGCTTCGTTCGCTTCGAAACCGCATATAACTGTTCCTTTTCTATTGTAGCCTTTATTACATGAAATAGGCAATATTGTCATATCATTTATCAAGCCTTCACTTCATCTTTCTTTCTACTAATTCCGATAAATTGCCAGGAGAATTCGACAGGAATGTCCCTGGTCTTGTTGAATTAAATGATACAGAAACAATGATTCCCTACTTATTTATGGAAAGGACCGCGCAGTTACATGAAACGTCTGCTTTTATACGTTGCTATCGGCAGCCTTGCTCTCATTACAGCCGGAGTCGCTTATCTGTTCTTCTTTGTTCCCGGAGTTCCCGTACTGAACTATCATGAGGTAAATAACCAAAGCCATGTCTTATTGGCAATCAGCTCGCAGGAATTTGACGCCCAAATGTCTTATTTGGCCAAAGCCGGCTACAACTCTATCACACCTGATCAATTGCTGGACTATCTGCAATACGGTAAACCACTGCCGTCCAATCCCGTTTTGATTACCTTTGATGACGGGTATGAAGACAATTATCAGGAAGCCTATCCTATCCTAAAAAAATATAATTTTACCGCCACCATTTTTCTCATTACCGATTTTGTCGATCATAACAGCCAATATCTGACCTGGCAGCAGATAAAAGAAATGGCCGGCAGCGGCATTCAGTTTCAGTCGCATACGGCAACACATATTATGCTGACCAAAGCTTCGGACAGCGAGGTGCTCGCACAGCTTACCCGGTCCCGAAAGGCAATTGAGCAGCATTTACAAAAAAAAGTGGACTATCTGGCCTATCCGGGAGGCTTTTACAACAATCAGGTAATTGAGCTAACCAAACAGACCGGCTACCGGGCCGCTTTTACGATCAACCTGGGACGGGACAGGACAAATTCCAATTTCTATACCTTAAACCGGATTCCCGTTTTTGAACTGCCTCACACCTTTTTCCACTTTTGGCTGCGCCTTAAACTAACCCGCCTTTGGAACAGCCTGCAAACCTTAAAAATACTATTAACCAACTGTGGCGCTTCCCGGCTGTCAGACTTAATTTATATTCCTTAAGTCTGCCGGCCTTCTTTTTGGTTTATCGAGCTGCCGGGAGCCAGGACGGCCTGGGCCTCATGAGGAGGCAAGTGGGCAATCGCCTCATAATCATTGACCCTGCCAATATCCCACCAGGCATAGTCCCGTACAAAACCGTACACGCCCTTTCCCTCCTGCAGCAAAACAGGAAAGACCTGGGCCGGTAAATCCACCTCCTGTTGCTCCGGTGCAAATCTTTCGATATAAGGAAAAATGCTTTGCTCCAATAAATAAGTTCCCGTACTTACCGGACGATCCAGGTTTGCTTTCTCCAAAAATCCGGTGATCCGGTTCGCCTTATCCACCTCGGCCACGCCCACCTCCAGCCGGTAGCGGCTGGATAAGGCCACAGAAACCACCCCTTGCGTCCGGGTATGAAAATCCATAAATTCACAGTAATCGAGCTGACACAGCGTATCGCCGGGCACAACCAGAAACCGGGGCTCCTTGGCCAGAAGCTCGCGGCACCGCCATACTTCGCCGGCCTTTCCGGCCGGCGCGTTGCCGCGACTGTAGGCAATCTCAACTCCCCACCGCTTCCCATCACCAAAATAGTTTTCTATCTGTTCTGCCAAATAACTGGTTGCTATCACGTACTCCCGGATACCGTAGGCTGCCAACCCAAGAAGAATCCACTCCAGAAGCGGTTTCCCCTGCAGCGGTACCAAGGGCTTGGGTATATAGTCGGTAATCGGCCTCAGCCGGGAACCGCGGCCGGCAGCTAAAATTACGGCTTTCATCGCTGTACCCCTCCCGCAAGCTGTTCGACCCAATTGGCGGCTTCCTCTGCGCCGCCGTATGCGTCCCCCAGCCGTTTGAGCGCCTGAGCCCCTGTCCGGTATGACTCCGACCGGATGACGGTCCGCATGGCCTCTGCCAGCTTGTCCGGCGTTAATGAAGCTTTCTCCAGCACGATGCCGGCCTGAAACCGGGCCATGACAGCAGCGTTATCCTCCTGCTCACCCATGGAAGGTATCACTACGGCCGGACTGCCACAGGCAATACAGCTCATCAGCGTGGAAGAGCCGCCATGAAAAACCGTTACATCACTGGCTTTGATCAGCTCAGTCCCCGGTACAAAGCCTTTAACCATCGCATTGACCGGCGGCCGGTATGCTTTAATGGTATTCGGCGATATGGCAAGACCGGTGGCTACAACGCCGGTAATATCGGGTGTTAATTGCAGTGCTTTTAATACGGTCGCCAAAAACTGCTCGCCAATCAAGGGCGACCCGCCACCTATGGTTATATAGGCCAGGTTTCGTTCTCCGTTGCCAAGATGCTTTTGCTTGAGTAAAAACCGGTCCGGCAATTGGTCCGGCGACTCCACCAGCAGCGGTCCGCAAAAGCGGATCTTTTCCTTTATCTCCCCCAGCCCGGCCCCGAAAAAATCCATTGCCAGGTCTCCGCCAAGCTCCGGCATTCCCTCCATGATAATCAGGTCGGCTGCCCCCAACATGCTTTGCAGGGAAGTTCCGGTTTGTTTCTCCGCTGCTCCCTTACGGTTTATAACTTTACTGACCATCTGGACAGTCTTTTGTCCATGCGGCTGCAAAAAGACCAGGGCTGAGGGGATCCCCAGCGAACGGGCCACGGTGGCACCGCTAACCGTGCCGCTTACAATAAGATCAGGGCAGACCTTTTTTGCCATAGTGCGTTCCAGTTCCACCATCTTTTCCAGCAGTTCCTTCATCTGGGTCAGCGTCGCTTCAGACGGTTCTGCTTTCAAATCCTGTAACGTGCCTGTATGTTGTATATCCGGCATATTGTCAGCTTCCAGTACGTCAAGACCAAAATTCCGTATTACCGGAATCAGTTTGCCTGCAGCGATAAACCTTACGTCGTGGCCCCGCCGCTGCAAAGTCTTAGCGATGGCTATGACTCTCATGGCCTGACCCATGATCGTAGCTGCTCCCATTTGGGCTGTACATAAAATTTTCATCCCGATCCCCCTCTTTTATTTCGTGTACAATGACATGCTGCTGTGACAAAACCTCATCAAGCAAGCTGTGAAAATAACTACGGTAATGCCGATACAGCATGTCCTGCGCTTCCAGCCTGGTGGGAAAGCCTTTGGCATCATACAGGGAGGCCTTGACCGAGCCAAGCAAATTACCCATTACTACCGCCATAATCGGACTCTGCAGCCTGGAATAGGCATAAATGAAGCCGGCTGACGCGGCGTCACCGCAGCCAATAGTATCCACCACTTGCCCTGTATCACTGACCGGTACTTTGGCCCAGAACAATCGCTGCTGCCGTTTCCAGACAACCAAAGAGGCTTGGCTGCCAAAGGTAATCCAGCAAGCCGTCAACCCGCTTTGCACCATCCTGACGGCATAATCCAAATGCTCCGGAAACGTGCCGAGACTGCGGCCCGCAGCCCAGGATGCTTCGTGCTCGTTCATTTTTAAAATATCAATCGCCTGCAGCCATTCCGCTTCCTTAGCCCACTGTTTTCTATACCGTTTGCCGGAATGGTCGACTCCGGTAAGCAGGCCATGAATATCCAGGAATATAGTCGCCTCCGAGCTTTGCCGGAACCGCTTGACTGTTGCCAAGGGAATATCCGTATCGTTTAACGGCATCAATATAACATAATCCCGGTCGGTCAATTGTTCCATTTCTGCGAAGGAAACCGGCGTCATAACCTGTGTCTGCTTACTGACTCGCTCATGCTGGTTTAGGTACTGCAGCTCAATTTCGGTTCCCCTATTCGCCGGTCCGTCCAAACCGCAAAGCCGGATATTGGGGAAATCAAGCAGCGCTAACACCGCTTCCCTGTCGGCTGCCGCCACGTGGGACAGACAAAGGATATCATCTTCCGCACTTTCCAGCAGCTTGGCCAGCACGGTTGCACTATAGGCAACGGCACCGAACTTGCTTGTCGTTTCTCCCGGCGCCCGGTTAATCGTATCTTTTGATATAGGCCCTACAATGCCAAACCTCATGGTTTGCACCTCCGCTTTTACAGCCTTTTCATCCGATTTTCATCGTCCGCAACAAGTATCCGGAAAAGACTATACTTGCTTACTATTCCCTGATGATTGCAAAATATAAATCAAAAAGAGCCAAAACGTGAGTTCCGGCATAAGCCGAAAATTCCCGTCTTGACTCTTTGGCTATGAACCAAATTGTTTTATACACTATCCGGCAAGGGCAGTTGCTCCGGCAGCTTACCGGATTTTTCCTCAGCCGGTTGACTTTTGGTATCACGAATGAACAGTGCCGGCAGAATGCCTGCCGCACACAATACGGCGGTAATCAGAAACACATCGTCAAAAGCGGCCACTGCCGCCTGCTGAGAAACCATCCCCTGCAGACTGCTCAAAGCCAGCAGCTTGGCTGCCGCCGGCGACATGCCGTCCAGAATGAAGTTATTCTGCAGCGCCGCCAACGTGGAAGTTACCAGGTGCGACCCGCTGTCCAGATAATTCCGGTAGGTTGCGCCGTGCACCAGTTGCCTGGTGTCCAGTAAAGTCCCCATAATCGCAACACCCACGCTTCCGCCAACATTTTTAAACAGGTTAAACACACCGGACCCGACTCCCAGTTTATCTTTGGTTAATGTTCCCATAACCCCGTTCGATAGCGGCGACATGGTCAAAGCCAGTCCGACTCCCATGAAAACAAGCGTCACCGCAATATGCGAGTATGGCGTCCGGGCATCGAGCAGGCGGAAAGAAAATAGGGCCAGCGCCATCGTGGACATTCCCAGGGACGCCGGTATTCTTGAGCCGTATTGCCCGGCCAGCCGGCCACCCAGGGGCGCCAGCAAAATCATGGAGAGCGTCAGCGGCAGCATGGATATCCCCGCCTTAATCGCGGTAAAGCCCTGAACATTGCGGAGATAAAACGGCAGAAGAAACAACCCGCCATACATGGCCATAAAGGACAGAAAGCCAACGATATTGGAAACGGTAAACGTAACATTTTTAAACAGGGACAACTCCACCATCGGTACAGCCGTTCGCTGTTCTACCACGAAAAATGCCGCCATAGACAGTACCGCTACGGCCGCCAGGCCCAGAATATAGAAGGATGTCCAGCCTTCATCCGAGCCCTGATTAAGCACCAGCATCAGGCAAATCAAACTGATTACCAGCAAAGCACCGCCGGCATAGTCAATTTTAGCCTTGCTCTGTCCGGTCTTGGATTCCTGCAGTACCTTGGTCCCTAATAACAAGCCGATGGCCGATATCGGTATAATGGAATAAAAGATCAAGCGCCAATCAAGATATTCCACAATAAGCCCGCCCAGGGTCGGACCAAGGGCACTGCCCCCGGCCGCCAGAGCGCCCCACAGGCCTAAGGCCTGCCCCCGTTCGGTCGGAGAAAAAGCATCAGACACCAGAGCCATAGAGTTTGGGAAAAGCAACCCCGCCCCGATACCCTGGAGGACCCGGAACACGATAAGCGCTGTACTGCTCCAGGCCATACCGACCAGCAAGGTAGCCGCTGTAAAAATGGCCAGTCCTGTCAAATACATGCGTTTCCGGCCAAATTGATCGCCCAGTTTACCGGTAATCGGTAAAATCGAACCGTAAGGCAGCATGTAGGAAAGAGAAACCCAGACTACCGAATCCATCGTAAAACCAAATACCTGCATCATATTCGGCAGAGCAATATTGACCGAACTGCTGACATAGGAGCTCAGCATGGTGCCCAGCGTAACGGTCAAAAGCACCATATATTTATTGGGTTGTGTTGTTGCTTGTTCCATCATCATCACCTCTGTTAAGACCGGACGTTTACATTAATTACAGCCGACATGCCCGGTTTTAACTGAGTATTGTCGGTTTTGGCAATACTTATCTTTACAGGCAGTTTCTGCGTAAGTTTGGTATAGTTGCCGGAGGTATTTTCATTGGGCAACAGGGAAAACTGCGAACCGGTTGCCGCCCCCACTTCCTGCACGAGGCCGGTAAACTTCACGCCGGGAAAAGCGTCTACCGTAAAATGCACTGCCTGCCCGTCATGAACCTTGCCGATATACGTTTCGTCAATATTGGCCGCGACCCAAATGTCGTCGGCATCGACAATATTGAATAAGGCTTGGCCTACTGCCACGCTTTCCCCTAAATTAACTGCCCGTTGAGCAATCACACCGGAAATAGGGGCTACAATCGTGGCATCTTCCAATTGGAGCTGAGCATTCTGCAGCATGGCCGCCGCCTGGTCTACCTGGGCCTGTGCTGCCTGAATGTCTTCCTGCCGGGAGCCTTCGGCCACCAGACTGGCCGACTGACTGGAGGAAGCCAACTGCGCCTTCGCCACCGTCAGGGCGGTCCAGGCGGCATCCAGTTGCTGCGCCGCCACGGCGCCTTGATCATAGAGAGCTTTGGTCCGTTCGTAGGCTTTTTCCGCGTTGGTTACATTCGCTTCGGCCGAATCAACGGCCGCACTCGCCTGGGCTACCTGCTGTGGACGGCTTCCGGCCTGCAGTCCTGCCAGCTTAGCCTGGGCAGCGGCCAAATTGGCCTTAGCCTGATCAACCTGCGCCGCTAATTCCTTGGTATCCAGTTTGGCGATAACCTGTCCGGCCGTTACCTGATCTCCCTCATTGACCAGCAGTTCGGTTGTCCGCGCCGAAACCCGGGCGCCTACGGTCACAATGGTACCTTTAACCCTGGCATCATCGGTGGATACCGTACCTGCATAGTTATACCACCACCAACTTCCCCCACCCAGCAGGGCCACGCCGATAACGCCGACGAAAGCTGCCAGTTTCTTTTTGGATTGAAAGAATTTATTACTCATATATATCCTCCCTTTTAGTTAACGCAACAGCCTGGCGCATCCATATAGCCGCCCGGACCAGCGTATAGGCAGGGAGATTTCTTCCTGCGCTATTTATTATTAATCTTAATATTATTAATTATAATAACATTTATTATAAAAGACAACTGTACTTTTTGCCAGTCAACTGCAAAAAAACTACCTGCTTAGGCAACATGCCTAAACAGGTAGTTTTCAATCGTCTTACAAGTATTCTCTTCATTTCTCTCATGCTCTTAGACTCGGCATGAAAAAGAATCATTTGTCACATGATTCTTTTTCATCTAAGGCAGTAAAAAAAAGTCTGGATTTACTTAGTTACGGCAGCTCAGGATTGCTTGATGGTTTCCTTGTAGACCTGCTTGCCGTCTTTCATCTCAATGATGACCACGCCTCTAACAGCATCATGGCTTTCATTCAGGTTCATCTCACCGCTTACACTGGGGAAGTTCTTCGTAGCTGCCAGCGCTTCGCGGATTTTATTGGCATCAGTGCTATTAGCCCGTTTGATGGCATCCACTAATAAGCGAGCGGCGTCATAGCCCATAGCGGCCATGGAGTCAGGCACTTGCCCGTATTCCTTCTGGTAAGCTTCCACGAAGGAATTGGAAACCGGATTTTTGTCTTCCACGGAATAGAAATTGGTAAAATACGTGTTATTTAATGCCTGCGCCCCGCCAAGTTCAGCCAACCGGGGTGAATCCCACGCATCGCCGCCCAGGATTGGTATGGTGATGCCCAATTCGCGCGCCTGTTTAACAATCTTGCCCACATCTTCGTAGTAGCCTGGTATGTAGATGATTTCCGGATTTTGTGCTTT containing:
- a CDS encoding ATP-binding protein, whose protein sequence is MEEKRLAIGTEDSLASRNVRIIIILFGVFLLSFLWLGLFYKIENERQIALADAFKDTANFARAFEEHTLRTIKSVDQAALFLKHEYEKAGSRIDIPQYIREGRFASQPVVLLSVIDEYGNLAVSSQVPFVPSNLADREHFLVHKGRDSGDLFISKPVLGRSSGKWSIQMTRRVNKPDGSFGGVVVASVDPYYFTQFYKQVNLGKNSTIALVGRDGIVRARESGVTAEPGQNLSGGALMAHMAEREVGQYVITSDIDGTKRIHSYQALKEYPLVVSVGISEQDAFQEVNERVAVYYGVAALISVVIVIFIMVLLFITARQKRTQTELKQAYDTLETEVEERTRELFAANQELEAMNEEFQHTNQELKNEIADRRRMETSLRVSKEELVQRNNELVSALHMLEQAQRQLVQQEKLAGIGQLAAGVAHEINNPLGFVTSNVESLQEYFSVFDRVLSRYRQLCLALEQTETAAAQTNMVAELADYEKEQDLDYIREDLPELFQDTLAGLERMSKIVRGMRTFSRVDQQAVFEDYDLLEGLESTLLVAHNEIKYNAVVEKILTPIPVIKAVRGEINQVLLNLIVNAVHAIKDKHRTETGVIRVSTWFDAEFVYCAVEDNGTGITPENMKSIFNPFFTTKPVGQGTGMGLSISYDIIVNRHKGNIWVESTTGEGAKFIFKLPIRHDGEAALPPAAVRLPGSVEQGE
- a CDS encoding DUF362 domain-containing protein; amino-acid sequence: MERSKVYFSNLRATQNMNLLQKLERLIKKAGIEQIDFKEKYVAIKVHFGEPGNLAYLRPNYAKVVADVIKGLGGKPFLTDCNTLYVGRRKDALEHLDAAYENGYNPFTTGCQIIIGDGLKGTDEAYVPVPAGEHVKEAKIGRAVMDADVVISLNHFKGHELTGFGGALKNIGMGCGSRAGKMEMHSEGKPRVISAQCVACGACLKICAHGAISFQDKKAKIDHTRCVGCGRCIGTCRFNAIGAAWDESTDILNKKIAEYTWAVLHDRPHFHINMVIDLSPFCDCHAENDAPILPDIGMFASFDPVALDVACADMANQAPALPDSYLAEQMKDRPEDCAEKDHFCVTHPETNWRSCMDHAEKIGIGKRAYELIKV
- a CDS encoding polysaccharide deacetylase family protein → MKRLLLYVAIGSLALITAGVAYLFFFVPGVPVLNYHEVNNQSHVLLAISSQEFDAQMSYLAKAGYNSITPDQLLDYLQYGKPLPSNPVLITFDDGYEDNYQEAYPILKKYNFTATIFLITDFVDHNSQYLTWQQIKEMAGSGIQFQSHTATHIMLTKASDSEVLAQLTRSRKAIEQHLQKKVDYLAYPGGFYNNQVIELTKQTGYRAAFTINLGRDRTNSNFYTLNRIPVFELPHTFFHFWLRLKLTRLWNSLQTLKILLTNCGASRLSDLIYIP
- a CDS encoding nucleotidyltransferase family protein is translated as MKAVILAAGRGSRLRPITDYIPKPLVPLQGKPLLEWILLGLAAYGIREYVIATSYLAEQIENYFGDGKRWGVEIAYSRGNAPAGKAGEVWRCRELLAKEPRFLVVPGDTLCQLDYCEFMDFHTRTQGVVSVALSSRYRLEVGVAEVDKANRITGFLEKANLDRPVSTGTYLLEQSIFPYIERFAPEQQEVDLPAQVFPVLLQEGKGVYGFVRDYAWWDIGRVNDYEAIAHLPPHEAQAVLAPGSSINQKEGRQT
- a CDS encoding glycosyltransferase gives rise to the protein MKILCTAQMGAATIMGQAMRVIAIAKTLQRRGHDVRFIAAGKLIPVIRNFGLDVLEADNMPDIQHTGTLQDLKAEPSEATLTQMKELLEKMVELERTMAKKVCPDLIVSGTVSGATVARSLGIPSALVFLQPHGQKTVQMVSKVINRKGAAEKQTGTSLQSMLGAADLIIMEGMPELGGDLAMDFFGAGLGEIKEKIRFCGPLLVESPDQLPDRFLLKQKHLGNGERNLAYITIGGGSPLIGEQFLATVLKALQLTPDITGVVATGLAISPNTIKAYRPPVNAMVKGFVPGTELIKASDVTVFHGGSSTLMSCIACGSPAVVIPSMGEQEDNAAVMARFQAGIVLEKASLTPDKLAEAMRTVIRSESYRTGAQALKRLGDAYGGAEEAANWVEQLAGGVQR
- a CDS encoding PfkB family carbohydrate kinase, whose amino-acid sequence is MRFGIVGPISKDTINRAPGETTSKFGAVAYSATVLAKLLESAEDDILCLSHVAAADREAVLALLDFPNIRLCGLDGPANRGTEIELQYLNQHERVSKQTQVMTPVSFAEMEQLTDRDYVILMPLNDTDIPLATVKRFRQSSEATIFLDIHGLLTGVDHSGKRYRKQWAKEAEWLQAIDILKMNEHEASWAAGRSLGTFPEHLDYAVRMVQSGLTACWITFGSQASLVVWKRQQRLFWAKVPVSDTGQVVDTIGCGDAASAGFIYAYSRLQSPIMAVVMGNLLGSVKASLYDAKGFPTRLEAQDMLYRHYRSYFHSLLDEVLSQQHVIVHEIKEGDRDENFMYSPNGSSYDHGSGHESHSHR
- a CDS encoding DHA2 family efflux MFS transporter permease subunit, whose product is MEQATTQPNKYMVLLTVTLGTMLSSYVSSSVNIALPNMMQVFGFTMDSVVWVSLSYMLPYGSILPITGKLGDQFGRKRMYLTGLAIFTAATLLVGMAWSSTALIVFRVLQGIGAGLLFPNSMALVSDAFSPTERGQALGLWGALAAGGSALGPTLGGLIVEYLDWRLIFYSIIPISAIGLLLGTKVLQESKTGQSKAKIDYAGGALLVISLICLMLVLNQGSDEGWTSFYILGLAAVAVLSMAAFFVVEQRTAVPMVELSLFKNVTFTVSNIVGFLSFMAMYGGLFLLPFYLRNVQGFTAIKAGISMLPLTLSMILLAPLGGRLAGQYGSRIPASLGMSTMALALFSFRLLDARTPYSHIAVTLVFMGVGLALTMSPLSNGVMGTLTKDKLGVGSGVFNLFKNVGGSVGVAIMGTLLDTRQLVHGATYRNYLDSGSHLVTSTLAALQNNFILDGMSPAAAKLLALSSLQGMVSQQAAVAAFDDVFLITAVLCAAGILPALFIRDTKSQPAEEKSGKLPEQLPLPDSV
- a CDS encoding HlyD family secretion protein; this encodes MSNKFFQSKKKLAAFVGVIGVALLGGGSWWWYNYAGTVSTDDARVKGTIVTVGARVSARTTELLVNEGDQVTAGQVIAKLDTKELAAQVDQAKANLAAAQAKLAGLQAGSRPQQVAQASAAVDSAEANVTNAEKAYERTKALYDQGAVAAQQLDAAWTALTVAKAQLASSSQSASLVAEGSRQEDIQAAQAQVDQAAAMLQNAQLQLEDATIVAPISGVIAQRAVNLGESVAVGQALFNIVDADDIWVAANIDETYIGKVHDGQAVHFTVDAFPGVKFTGLVQEVGAATGSQFSLLPNENTSGNYTKLTQKLPVKISIAKTDNTQLKPGMSAVINVNVRS